The nucleotide sequence TTTGCCCGATTAGGCTAATCGATCAATACACACTTCAATTACGTCCCGATGCACGTGATAATAGCCTCCGCCAGTGGCGAATTGCCTCTGCCTACCGATAGACAATTCCGATTCGAACTTGATAATGTCATTTGGTCAGATTTTTATGGGATTGTCTTTCATTCAGATCGAGAGACTTCGGAGACTGCGCTCTGATGAGATTTTCTCAAAAATCGGGCACTCTATTTTTACCGAATATATGACAACGATGGCAATGAACTCAAGCGATGCCCTTAACGATTAAAGTTTATATCCGAATTTTCGGAGCAGATTTTTCCGTTCTTGAATATCTTCATCCTGCTCGATTCCCAAAGCCTTGAATCCATCAATTACCCCTAATACTCCCCGGCCCTGGTCTGATTCAACCACAACTACCTCTAATGGATTTGCAGTGGCACAAAAGATCCGACAAATTTCTGGCACCGATTTCACTTCTTTAAGGACATTAATTGGATAAGCGTTTTTGATGAAAATAATAAAGAAATGTCCAGCAGCAATCTGCATGGCGTTTCGTTGTGCTAATTCAATCAGCTCTGAATCATTGCCAGACCATCGCACCAATCGTTTATCCGATGCTTCACAGAACGCGATACCAAATTTTATCTGTGGAACTGCATTGGTTAAGGCTTCATGAAGGTCTTCGACTGTCTTGATGAAATGAGATTGTCCTAAAATCACATTATAGTGCTGCGGATTTTCGATTTTCACAAGTATCAGTTCCATTCTCCCTGCTCCTTATTTTTGCACAAGAAAACAGCAAATCAGTTTTTGATCGAACAAGAAAGAAAGCGGAATCAAAAAATTTGCGAGTTCAAAGGCTGATTTGTTCAGGAAGTTTTGGTGTGCGATCGCTTCGATTGATCTCAGCTGAACAAGCTGGGACGCTAAACAAATGATTGTGTCGCAATGGCGAAGCTCATTCGTCAATCAGTTAGTCAAACATTCCTGATAATAAGTTTGGTAAAGGTTGGCCAGCAAATTCTAAGTTCAGACTGAAAGTCAAATATTTCAACTGAACGACCGAGGAACGAGGTTAGCTAATCACAAGGTAATGACAAGCGCATCTCTTAAAAACGCGCTGTCATTTATTTTTAAGCGGCAATTTAAGATCGCTACAAGCTTGTTATGCTTGAAATCGTAATGAGAAGTCAACAGCAATTAGAAGAGAAATTGGAATAAGAAAAGCTGTGATAAACCGCGTTGATCAAAGTTTGCTGTGCCTGCTTGCTATTTAAGCATAGATTATTTAGTGGGCGATACTGGAATCGAACCAGTGACCCCCGGTATGTGAGACCGGTACTCTAACCATCTGAGCTAATCGCCCATTTTTGCGCAGATAAAATATGAAATTTATTCTTGAAAGTCAAGAAAAATTATTTTGCAACTTTAAATCTCAAAATCAGATCTTCATGCGCGTCCTCAGTTCCCAAGAGCAAATTTCCAAATGACTTTTGGTCAACCAGAAAGCTGATTCGCTTGCATGATTTTTGCAAAGAGAAATGCGATTTGAGCTATAAATGTTTTAAGTGTTTTTAAGTTCAAAGAACCGCCGGTTCTTCAATAATGAGAGCATTGCGCTCGGCATCCAATGTCACTGTTATTCCGATTGGAAGTGTTGGCTTATCGGATTCATGGCCCAGATGCAGGCCATAGGATATTGGGCAATTCAAGTTTCCAAGCCGATCCACTAACACTTCCTCAACGCTCAGGGTGGTGTAGAATGCTGGCTTATAGTCACTGGGCTTACAATCCGGGCATTTATCAAAGGCTAAACCAGCAATCTGGTTCAGCTTGCCAGCGAGTAGCAGTTGCGTCAGCATGCGGTCGATGTCGTAAGGTTCTTCCCCAGTTTCTTCTAAAAATAAAATAGCCCCGCGAGTGTCAGCCTCATAGGGAGTGCCCAATAGGGCTGTGAATAGTGTTAAATTCCCACCGATCAAGCGTCCTGTGGCTTTGCCTGGTCGAATGCAATTCAGATGGGCTGTCGGTCGCAATGGATTAGCTGGTTCGGGGTGTGGCAACTCGCCAAAGGGCTGGGGCGAACCGAGCATTTTCCAGAAGATATCTCTCGTGTATTTGGTAAAACTGGAGATCGCCACTGGACCATGAAATGTGACTAAACCTGTTTTTTGATGGATCGCGATCAGCAACGAAGTGATATCGCTATACCCGATGAGAATCTTGGGGTTGTTTTTTATTAAATCATAATCAATTAAATTGAGCAAACGCATGCTCCCGTAGCCGCCCCGAAGCGCAAAGATCGCCTTCACTTCATTATCTCGAAACATTTGGTGCAAATCGGCCACCCGATCTGCATCGGAGCCCGCAAGATAACCGAGCTTGTCCCGAATATGAGCCCCCAATTTCACGCGAAATCCCAACGATTGGAGCGTCTCAACTCCTTCCCTGATGGTTGTTGGTTCAAAAGCATTACTTGCTGGCGCAATCAGGCCCACTGTATCTCCCAGTGCGATTCGCGCTGGTTTTATGATTTCGCGGGATTGTCGATTTTCCTGAACAAATTTAGGCACAACCGAGGGAACGGAAGCCAATACCGCTAGCCCTGTCATAAACTGTCGCCGATCGAGCCAGTGAGGTGAACGATGTTTCATGCAAAAAATCCTATCATCCATTAACTGAAATAATACAAAATGCTCAGGATTGAGTTCCACTATATCCGAGCGGGTCACAAAGTTGGTTGCTGACTTCGCTGATGCTGCGAGCCGCACTATTTAATCTTGACGATCATTTCGATTTCCACGGGTGCCCCTAATGGCAACTCGGCGACACCAACGGCACTTCTGGCATGGGCACCATTTTCTCCAAATAGCTGTTTGAGGAACTCTGAAGCTCCATTGATGACCGCGGGCTGCTCTGTAAAACCTGGCGCACTCGCCACAAAGCCAACCACCTTTACCACTCTGGTAATACGGTCGAGATCACCGATGACGCTGGCTATAGCGCTGAGCGCATTCAAGGCGCAGAGGCGGGCTGCCTCGTATCCCTGTTCCTTGTTAATTTCGCTGCCTAATTTGCCTTGATATTGCAATTGGCCATTCAAAATCGGCAATTGACCAGAAGTATACACGAAATTATCAACCAAAACGGCTGGGACATAAGCAGCCACTGGCTTAGGAGTGGTTGGTAAGGTAAACCCTAATGATTTCAGCTTGTCATTAATTGTCATCGCTGTTTTCCTTCCGGGATAAAGTTTGTAATCCGCTTGATGATTTACTGCACCTATGTGAGAGCACGAACCAGTTTAGCAAGAAAATCTCAATCCACATGTTTGGAAAATGTTTAAGGACACGACAAGAGCCCTCCGACGTTTCACCCATTCTTTCAGAAGGCTATTGCAATGAAATGCAGTTAACATTAACAAATTTTTAAAAAAGAAGCAAGCGATTTTTCTTGTGATTTTTTGGATTCGATCATGTAACAAACCATTACCGTTTTTAGCTGCATCTCAATTCATCTGAGATTCCATTAAGGCGATGGTTTTTAGACCGATTCGATGGCGTAGGATCGAGATTTTCGTAAGGCAGTTTTTAGGAAGCCAAAATTTAGGATTGTTGCGATATCTGGCTCAAAGTGAGGAGATCGATCTTCTATATTATTCGAATGCGAGACTCGAGAATTTGCAGCGTGGCGTGGATTTACCAAGGAAGAAATGCAGGACATGAAGAGTTAAGATCAATTGCCTGACAAGTAGCAACAAAGACCCTGCAGTACCGATCTAACGAACTCCGAGGTCGGCAATCCGAATCTGATGCTGATAATCTTTTTTGATTAATTTTGGCCTTCTATTTTGAAGCCGCTTTGGGCAAAGTAAAATAGAAAGTAGCACCCTTATCCAATTTCGATTCCACCCAAACAGTTCCACCATGATGTTCTATGATCTTCTTCACGATTGTCAGGCCTACGCCAGTGCCATTATTGTCATGAAGCTTCCTTTCACATTTCTGGAACACCTCAAAGATCCGCTGATGATCGGCAGGGTCGATGCCAATGCCATTATCGCGAACACAAAATTCATAATAGCTATTTCGGTCGACGCAATCGACTTCGATGAGGGGCGTTCGCTTATCGGAAATAAATTTGATGGCATTGCCGATCAGATTTTCGAACACGGTTTGCAATCGTTGCCGGTCGCCGTAGATGATCGGCAGCGATTTGGAGATCGAAAAATTAATTTGATGTTGGAGAATTTGCGGATAGAAACACATATAAATTTCTTTCACCAGCTTATAAGTTGAGAATCGGCGCTTTGCCCCGACCACTCGACCAGCGCGTGAAAGTTTCAGCAGATCGCTGATCATTTTATTCATGTACTCTGCATTACAAATAATGCGGTCGAGGTATTCCTGCCCTGTTGTATCGATCAAATCCTGAAATTCTTCGCGAAACAGGCTGATATAACCATGCAATGCGATGAGCGGCGTTTTTAAATCGTGAGAGACAGTGAACACGAACGAACTCAGCTCTTTATTTTTAGCTTCGACTTCTCGGCTTTTTTCTTCCAGTTCTTTGAATAGAATGGCATTTTCGATATTGATAGCCAATTGATGGCCAATGGCGGAAAGTAATTGCCGCTTCTCCTGATCAAATTCAATTCGAGATTTGCTGGCTAACACCAACAATCCAAACGAGCTTTTTCGAATGAACAAAGGAATAAAGGCCAATGAACGACATCGGGGGCTCTTACCGAAGATTTCCCAAAATTTCCCATTCGGCGAATTTAAAAAAAGATCCTCTTTCTGTTTCTTGATCTGTTTGATTTGCTCGCGATATTGCTCCAGCAACTCGTTGGCATTTTCAAACGTCATTCCGGCGGCTGCAATCGGCTGCAATGTTTTCAAGAATTGATTCCCCTGATAAATCGCTCCCATTTCGATCCCTAACAGCGCTCGTGTTTGGTCTAAAGCTACATTTAAGATTTGTCTCAGGTCTTTTGGATGATTGATCAATCTGGAAATCGTGTTGAGGAGGGTGAGTTCCTTGGTTCGTTGCAAAATTTCGAGTTCATATTGCCTCTGCTTGGTGACGTCATTCAACATGATCAGCAGATAGTTTTGACCAGCCACTTTTGTCCCTCTGAATTCTACAAATCGAACGGATTTATCGCTGCAAAGGCATTGGACCGTGATAGCCTCGGTGGATGTATCAGTATCGGCAGATTCGAGCTGCTTTAAAAATTTTTCAATTTTTTTTCGATCTTTTTTATGAAAATAATCGTAAAGATTACCACCGCTCATCAGATTCACAGGGTCGTGACCAAGGAGTCGAATGAAATTTTGATTGGCCTTGTGGATGCGACGATGCGCATCCACAAGAAGCACTGCACTGGAGGTAGCTTCAAACAACGCAGCGAATGTATTTTTGATCGCTTGCTGTTCATGAATGAGTTTCTTAATCCGAAGATCGAATTGATGTAGGATATTGCTGGGGAATGAACGAGAAATTTTCATTTGTGCTGGCAGATCAACTACTCTGACGACGGATTGGCTATCGTTTGGCGGTCCATCAGTGAGAAGCTCATTGATGGTTGCGGATTCCTGAGGCGAGAAAAAGAGTTCGGATGCCTCAAATTCAGTTTTGGGTTCGATCTGCAAATCTTTCACCATACATCACCTCCCCAGATTCCCCCAAATTGGTCTGAAAGTTGAATTATTAAACTTCTTCAAACAAAATTAACAGATGATAGCATGAGAATCAAGTAAAAAATATATTATTGCTGTTTTTTAACGGCAACTGTCATTTATAATAATATTAATCTATTTCAATGTCAGAAACTTTTGCTCATTATCCCTGGTAATAATGATGTGATCAAATTTTTTGAAGGAAAAAAATAATATCAAGTAACAATTCTCAGATCACGTTTCCAGCCAATTTTAATGCTCATCTTTTTTTTCTGAACGATAATTTATGCTTGATTTTCCTCAAGAAAAAGTTTACATTATAGTGCATTACGAGTCCGCTTTTTATTTAAGGAGCATGTCGATGAAAACCACAATTAGCTTGATATTGGTTGCTTTGGAAATGGCGCTGGCGACGATAGTTTTTGGGCAAACCTACCGAAGTCAACCGCAAGAAGAGTTCACCCCTTTTTTTGCGCAAAACATCCGTCCGATCAATTTGATCGATGTGCCTACTGCCAATTTCTTATCGAGAAAGGCATTTCAGCTCAAGTTACGCGTATATCACCTGGGAGGTATGATTGGAGGGCTAACCGTTTGTTTGACAAATCGACTGATGTTTGGTGTGACCTATGGCGGGCAGAATATCATTGGCCAGGGGCGAGTGCTATGGAACGGAGCGCCTGGGGTGAATCTGCGATATCGTATCAGGATTGAAAACTATCAGCTTCCGTCCATATCCGTCGGGTTCGATTCCCAAGGTTATGGCACTTACTACCCTCAGCTTGGCCGCTATCAGATCAAGTCAAAGGGTTTTTATGTGGTCGTTAGCAAGAATTTTCTCATTCTGAGTGATTTCGGCATCCACGGCGGAATCAATTATAGCAATGAGAACAAAGGGGATGAAAAGGATATCAATTTCTTCTGTGGCGCTCATTTAGTGCTTGATCCTGAATTAACGCTGCTGTGGGAATACGATTTTGGGATCAACGATAATGATGACAAATCGCTGGGCTCAGGCAAAGGCTACATGAATGCGGCAGTTCGGTGGCATTTCTCGAACCAGATGGTGTTTGAATTTGCCATCAAAAATTTGCTCAAGAATAATCGGGAGTTCAACGGCGAAAAAATCCCAAATTTGAATCGGGAACTCAAGATCATCTATTTCCAAAACCTCTAAACACGCATAATTATTGGGGAAGCGCATGCATTCAATCAAAAATTTTAAGCTGATTATGTTCATCACAGCGGCTGTGGCTTGCCTGTTGGTGATGCAATGTTATACCACATTCCGACATCCGCCAGTTGTCTCGCAATCTGATTCGACAGATGTAGCGATTGCAAAGCAAATCGATTTTCTCGATGACTGCAGCAGTTGTCATGAGCAACATAACCCGATCGACAATTCGCATTGGCAGCTTTACGATAGCCCACGTCTTCAAGAGAGCTACAATTGGCAATATTTTTATGCGATCCCTTGGTGGGTGGATGCCTACTATTATGAGGATGGCAAGACCCAGCAAAATTCACCTTTGCCGGCAACCCAACGCCGAGACTTTGATCGACGTGATCCAGCAGGGACATCAGCTATTCCAGCCGGGGGTGCACCAGGAACTAGTTTGGCTCGACCTGCCACGGGCTCCGGTTCCAACGAGACGAGCCAACCAGAACCCCCGCCAGCCAAACGGAATGAGCGCAGGGAGATTCGAAGTGGGGATACTTCTGGCTCTCAGCCACCAGTTACGCCGGCCCCTGAACGCAAGAAAAGGCAAGATCAGCAATCGGGATCGAAAAAAGAAAAGGAATAATAAGGGGGCAATACTTACCCCTGTGCAATCATCAAAATTGACTAATAAAATGCGCGGTAGCTAAATGATGAGCGGTATCCCCTCAATGGGGAAAAGGGCGGCTATGGGATACCCAAAAAAATTCTTGCTAAAAAAGCATCAAATCATTCGGATGGCACAGAGCAATTGGTCATTTCGATAACAACCGAGCGCCGGGCAATCTCGATTACACAAAAAGTTTTTCAAAATAGAATCGCAATTGGTTAATCGAAATTATGCGTATGAATGCGAGCATTCTGCTACATGGGCAGGAATGACATTCACATATTCGCGATTGGCCCTTTCTTGAAAGGTCCAAAGTTTTAAGAGAGCAGCGGATCTCCCTCCATTAACCTTCAATTTGCCGCATGAGACAATTGCTTGCGTTCTGATCAGGGTTAATTGATATGATCGAGCAACCAGAATATCTGGCCGAATCAGTTTAATTTTCCTGGATAAGCTGTTCCCTCCAATTCTGCCAAGAATCGTTCTGCTTCCATGGCAGCAATGCAGCCCGAACCTGCAGAAGTAACGGCCTGTCGATAGATCGCATCTTGGACATCGCCTGCCGCAAAAACCCCGGGAATGTTGGTGTGCTGCCGACGATCAGTGACAATAATGCCAGATTCGTCCAAATCAAGCTGGCCGGCAAAAAGCTGGGTATTCGGGATATGCCCGATGAACACAAAGACCCCATCGGTCTCCAGAATCGTTTCCACTTCAGTTTTCAGGTTTTTCAACCGCACTCCAGAGACCCCAGTGGTCTGACTCCCTAAGATTTCAGTTACGATCGTATCCCAAATAAAGCGCATTTTCTCGTTGGCAAAGGCGCGGGATTGAAGATGGGCATGAGCTCTGAGTCGATCGCGCCGATGGATCAGGGTGACTGAACTGGCGAAGCGCGTCAGAAACAGGCCCTCCTCAACAGCGCTATCGCCGCCGCCGACGACCACGACTTTTTTCCCGCGGAAGAAGAATCCATCGCAGGTGGCGCAATAAGAAACCCCTTTGCCGATGAATTCCTTCTCCCCGGGGACATTTAATTTTCGTGGGTCCGAACCAGTGGCAATGATGACAGCTTTGGCGTGATAAAGCTGTTCATGCGTTCTAACGGAAAAAGGGGATGCTTTGAAGTTGACCTCAATCACAGTTTCTGGTAAAACTTTGGCTCCGAATCGAACGGCTTGCTGCTCCATCGCCTGAAAAAGCTCATAACCAGAGATCCCATTGGGAAATCCCGGAAAATTATCGAGAGCATCGGTGAGCGTGATCTGCCCCCCGGGCTGAACACCTCGGAATACCAACGGCGCCAGCTCAGCTCGAGCGGCATAAATAGCCGCAGTTAATCCTGCTGGACCAGAACCAATAATGATGACGTTTTCCATTTAGAACTCCTTTTTAATTTGAACCAAAATTCGGCCAGCATCCTTTTCGGCAAGAAACTGAATACGCACTGGTCCATCGGCCGTCTGATTTAATTTTTTATTATGATGCACCGCCTGCCAGGTGGCATTGATAGCGCTGATCAGATGATTGGCAAATATCGCCCCGAGCACATAAGTAGCCCGGTTGCGCGCTCGATCGCTGGCAATCCGCAAATTCTGAAATTTTTGGCGATGATCGTCACTATCCCAGGACCAGAAATATTCCGTTTCTGAATAGAGCTTCTCATATTCGCCAAACCGAAGCTTGGCTTCATTGTAACTGTAAATATCCGAATAATTGCCGATGTCAACAAAGTATTGCGACGGTTTACCTTTGATCGCGGCACCAGAATGGGTTGCAGCAAAAGCTAACGCATCCTTTCTCACCCACTTGCCATATTGACGAAAGGCGAAATGACCTACCCACAATGTAACTTCAGAGGCCAAAAATATCTGAGCAAAGGTTCGCTTGCCAACATAATATTCCCCAGCGCCTGGCAGAATCAATGAGCGGAAAAACGCACTTTTGCGGTTCTTATAGCCACTCGCCCGATCGCCTAAAGGCTGGTTTGCCAAATTAGGCAACGAATCAAAAGCGACTTGCTGAATCGCGAACGACATTGGCGGCATCAATTGGAGCTTCGCTTGGGAGAGCGTTGGATTGAATTTCGGCCCGAAATGGTCCAGGGTGTCCCATTCAGCTTCAACTCCATTGGGAAATACCACTATTGTGATGATCAAAAAGACGATCCCAGACTCCAAAATTTTCATGAGAAGTTACCATTTTAATTCGAGTGACATCACTGGCTGGAATTGATCGACATAGAAAATCTGTTTGACTCGGATA is from candidate division KSB1 bacterium and encodes:
- a CDS encoding adenosine-specific kinase — encoded protein: MELILVKIENPQHYNVILGQSHFIKTVEDLHEALTNAVPQIKFGIAFCEASDKRLVRWSGNDSELIELAQRNAMQIAAGHFFIIFIKNAYPINVLKEVKSVPEICRIFCATANPLEVVVVESDQGRGVLGVIDGFKALGIEQDEDIQERKNLLRKFGYKL
- a CDS encoding LD-carboxypeptidase, yielding MKHRSPHWLDRRQFMTGLAVLASVPSVVPKFVQENRQSREIIKPARIALGDTVGLIAPASNAFEPTTIREGVETLQSLGFRVKLGAHIRDKLGYLAGSDADRVADLHQMFRDNEVKAIFALRGGYGSMRLLNLIDYDLIKNNPKILIGYSDITSLLIAIHQKTGLVTFHGPVAISSFTKYTRDIFWKMLGSPQPFGELPHPEPANPLRPTAHLNCIRPGKATGRLIGGNLTLFTALLGTPYEADTRGAILFLEETGEEPYDIDRMLTQLLLAGKLNQIAGLAFDKCPDCKPSDYKPAFYTTLSVEEVLVDRLGNLNCPISYGLHLGHESDKPTLPIGITVTLDAERNALIIEEPAVL
- a CDS encoding RidA family protein, whose translation is MTINDKLKSLGFTLPTTPKPVAAYVPAVLVDNFVYTSGQLPILNGQLQYQGKLGSEINKEQGYEAARLCALNALSAIASVIGDLDRITRVVKVVGFVASAPGFTEQPAVINGASEFLKQLFGENGAHARSAVGVAELPLGAPVEIEMIVKIK
- a CDS encoding ATP-binding protein, with amino-acid sequence MVKDLQIEPKTEFEASELFFSPQESATINELLTDGPPNDSQSVVRVVDLPAQMKISRSFPSNILHQFDLRIKKLIHEQQAIKNTFAALFEATSSAVLLVDAHRRIHKANQNFIRLLGHDPVNLMSGGNLYDYFHKKDRKKIEKFLKQLESADTDTSTEAITVQCLCSDKSVRFVEFRGTKVAGQNYLLIMLNDVTKQRQYELEILQRTKELTLLNTISRLINHPKDLRQILNVALDQTRALLGIEMGAIYQGNQFLKTLQPIAAAGMTFENANELLEQYREQIKQIKKQKEDLFLNSPNGKFWEIFGKSPRCRSLAFIPLFIRKSSFGLLVLASKSRIEFDQEKRQLLSAIGHQLAINIENAILFKELEEKSREVEAKNKELSSFVFTVSHDLKTPLIALHGYISLFREEFQDLIDTTGQEYLDRIICNAEYMNKMISDLLKLSRAGRVVGAKRRFSTYKLVKEIYMCFYPQILQHQINFSISKSLPIIYGDRQRLQTVFENLIGNAIKFISDKRTPLIEVDCVDRNSYYEFCVRDNGIGIDPADHQRIFEVFQKCERKLHDNNGTGVGLTIVKKIIEHHGGTVWVESKLDKGATFYFTLPKAASK
- a CDS encoding YjbH domain-containing protein; the encoded protein is MKTTISLILVALEMALATIVFGQTYRSQPQEEFTPFFAQNIRPINLIDVPTANFLSRKAFQLKLRVYHLGGMIGGLTVCLTNRLMFGVTYGGQNIIGQGRVLWNGAPGVNLRYRIRIENYQLPSISVGFDSQGYGTYYPQLGRYQIKSKGFYVVVSKNFLILSDFGIHGGINYSNENKGDEKDINFFCGAHLVLDPELTLLWEYDFGINDNDDKSLGSGKGYMNAAVRWHFSNQMVFEFAIKNLLKNNREFNGEKIPNLNRELKIIYFQNL
- the trxB gene encoding thioredoxin-disulfide reductase; translated protein: MENVIIIGSGPAGLTAAIYAARAELAPLVFRGVQPGGQITLTDALDNFPGFPNGISGYELFQAMEQQAVRFGAKVLPETVIEVNFKASPFSVRTHEQLYHAKAVIIATGSDPRKLNVPGEKEFIGKGVSYCATCDGFFFRGKKVVVVGGGDSAVEEGLFLTRFASSVTLIHRRDRLRAHAHLQSRAFANEKMRFIWDTIVTEILGSQTTGVSGVRLKNLKTEVETILETDGVFVFIGHIPNTQLFAGQLDLDESGIIVTDRRQHTNIPGVFAAGDVQDAIYRQAVTSAGSGCIAAMEAERFLAELEGTAYPGKLN